TACCGTTGAATCTCCGAAGGTGGGATGGCACCAGGCCCTGGCATTATTTTGCCTTGAACGCTGCGGCCTTCCTGACCGCCGCCACCCTGCTCAGAATCGTGCTTTGGTTCCAGTTTAAACCCGAAGCCCCTTCTCTCGGGCAGGCAGTGGAAGGTTTCCTGATTGGCTTCCATCTGGACCTGTGGGTGGCCCTGGCTGTCTCTCTGCCCTGGCTACTTTGGTTTGGCCTGGCCCCGGCCCGCTGGCTGGCGGGCCGCTGGCATCGGTTGGGCGTCACGGTGGTCTTTGGCCTGGGATGGGCGGTGATGATTTTCCTCTTTTTTGTCGAGTACTTTTTCTTTGAGGAATTCAAGTCGCGCTTCAACACCGTGGCGGTGGACTACCTGTTGTATCCCAAAGAAGTGGGCACCAACATCTGGGAAAGTTATCCGGTGGTTTTAATTGTGCTGCTGAGCCTGGCCGGTGGTTTGGTGCTGGCCCGCGTGGTCTGGCATGGGGTGGGCAGGCTGGCCACCGCGATGGCTGCGCCGCCGGCCTTGCATTAAAGGACCGGCCAGGGGATTCCGGCAGGAATGGGGGCGTGAGAGGCCCCCCAAATCCGTGCTGGCCAAGGGCAGGGGCTTTTGGTAAGGTGCGCATGAACCAACCCAGGCCCGCGTATGTTCAAATCCATCGAACTTGGCTTGAAAGTCTCCAAGGAAGAATACGACCAACGGCTGCCCCAACTGCGCTCCGAATTGTTGGCGGCCCAGCAGGCGCTCAAAGGCTCGCCCGTGCCGGTCATCGTGGTGGTTTCCGGCGTGGAAGGCGCCGGCAAGGCTGCCGTGGTCAACGCCCTGACCGAATGGCTGGACCCCCGCGGCGTGGAAACCAACGTCTTCTGGGCTCCGTCCGATGAAGAGCTGGCGCGCCCGGAGTACTGGCGGTTCTGGCGCACCCTGCCGGCGCGGGGCCGGATTGGCATCTTTTTTGGCTCCTGGTACACCGACCCCATTGTGCAGCGCGTCACCGGCAAGCTCAAAAGCGCCGCCTATGACCGCGCCCTGCAGCGCATTGCCAACTTTGAGCGCATGCTGGCCGAGGACGGCGCGCTCATCGTCAAACTCTGGTTTCATCTCTCCAAGAAAGACCAGCGCAAACGCCTCAAAAAATTGGAAAGCGATCCCGCCACCCGCTGGCGTGTCACACCGCAGGATTGGAAATTCCACAAAATGTATGACGATTTTGCCCGCGCCAGCGAGCAGGCCATCCGCCTCACCGACACCGCCAATGCGCCGTGGCATCTCATTGACAGCGCCGATGCGCATCACCAGAAGCTGGAGGCTGGCCGCTTGCTGCTGGAAGCCATGCGCCAGAAACTGGACGCCCTGCGGCAGGCGCCGCCACGGCCCAAGGGCGCGCCGCCCGTGCCCAAAAAGTTGGACACCCCCACCGTGTTGGACCGCGTGGATTTGAGCCGGAAAATC
This is a stretch of genomic DNA from Fontisphaera persica. It encodes these proteins:
- the pap gene encoding polyphosphate:AMP phosphotransferase, giving the protein MFKSIELGLKVSKEEYDQRLPQLRSELLAAQQALKGSPVPVIVVVSGVEGAGKAAVVNALTEWLDPRGVETNVFWAPSDEELARPEYWRFWRTLPARGRIGIFFGSWYTDPIVQRVTGKLKSAAYDRALQRIANFERMLAEDGALIVKLWFHLSKKDQRKRLKKLESDPATRWRVTPQDWKFHKMYDDFARASEQAIRLTDTANAPWHLIDSADAHHQKLEAGRLLLEAMRQKLDALRQAPPRPKGAPPVPKKLDTPTVLDRVDLSRKISDKEYKARLKAHQSQLNLLTWEAHRKKVSTVAVFEGWDAAGKGGAIRRVTSAADAKLTRVISIAAPTDEERAHHYLWRFWRHIPPAGRVTIFDRSWYGRVLVERVEGFATPEEWSRAYLEINEFEAQLVERGIVLLKFWLHISPDEQLRRFKEREQVEYKRHKITEEDWRNREKWNAYLLAVHDMITRTSTDVAPWTIIPGNDKHYARVQVLKTFCKALEKAL